One Felis catus isolate Fca126 chromosome D2, F.catus_Fca126_mat1.0, whole genome shotgun sequence DNA window includes the following coding sequences:
- the SLC25A28 gene encoding mitoferrin-2 isoform X2 — MEQTRMQSLQPDPAARYRNVLEALWRIIRTEGLWRPMRGLNVTATGAGPAHALYFACYEKLKKTLSDVIHPGGNSHIANGAAGCVATLLHDAAMNPAEVVKQRMQMYNSPYHRVTDCVRAVWQNEGAGAFYRSYTTQLTMNVPFQAIHFMTYEFLQEHFNPQRRYNPSSHVLSGACAGAVAAAATTPLDVCKTLLNTQESLALNSNITGHITGMASAFRTVYQVGGVTAYFRGVQARVIYQIPSTAIAWSVYEFFKYLITKRQEEWRAGK; from the exons ATGGAACAG ACCCGGATGCAGAGCCTACAGCCTGACCCAGCCGCCCGCTATCGAAATGTGTTGGAGGCACTCTGGAGGATTATAAGAACAGAGGGGCTGTGGAGACCCATGCGGGGGCTAAACGTCACAGCAACAGGCGCAGGGCCTGCCCATGCCCTCTATTTTGCCTGCTACGAAAAGTTAAAAAAGACATTGAGTGATGTAATCCACCCTGGGGGCAATAGCCATATTGCCAATG GTGCGGCCGGTTGTGTAGCAACATTACTGCATGATGCAGCCATGAATCCAGCAGAAG TGGTCAAGCAGAGGATGCAGATGTACAACTCCCCATACCACCGGGTGACAGACTGTGTACGGGCAGTGTGGCAAAATGAAGGGGCCGGCGCCTTTTATCGTAGCTACACCACCCAGCTAACCATGAATGTTCCCTTCCAAGCCATTCACTTCATGACCTATGAATTCCTGCAGGAGCACTTTAACCCCCAGAGACGGTACAACCCCAGCTCCCATGTTCTCTCTGGAGCTTGTGCAGGAGCCGTAGCTGCCGCTGCCACAACCCCACTGGACGTTTGCAAAACACTGCTCAACACCCAGGAATCCTTGGCTTTGAACTCAAACATCACAGGACATATTACAGGCATGGCTAGTGCCTTCAGGACGGTGTATCAAGTAGGTGGTGTGACCGCCTACTTCCGAGGGGTACAGGCCAGAGTAATTTACCAGATCCCCTCCACAGCCATCGCATGGTCTGTGTATGAGTTCTTCAAATACCTAATCACCAAACGGCAAGAAGAGTGGAGGGCAGGCAAGTGA
- the LOC109492831 gene encoding uncharacterized protein LOC109492831 → MPIFKEVGRTILTMYLEGWESQSRADGGAGKAPAFTQTSQQPSCSSRAAASPRKWCSRLGLAGIVLHLRAPLLNPGGPARERERSYHKRQSPPGSGGHQRVSFGESGTSELLHSRRTFRACCGKLSPDPPLRLSSSLNHPAPFRHLPSLPPALGSAQDPATAGPGELIHSTTAGFTGRLRVQACFPERPAGRARGYPAQAGSTSRRPEIPREQSSRAKAACTRPAHPGIWGGRSNADPNGIRQRFDLEGLAPRPIHPRGYRLELHGRQSGAQIRPLSPLGSSLSSGSQSDPDVMRANGRGQSIKSG, encoded by the exons ATGCCTATCTTTAAGGAGGTGGGAAGAACAATCCTTACCATGTACCTGGAAGGATGGGAATCCCAGAG CAGGGCAGACGGAGGAGCGGGGAAAGCTCCCGCGTTCACCCAGACTAGCCAGCAGCCCTCGTGTAGCTCCCGCGCGGCAGCGTCGCCCAGGAAGTGGTGCTCGAGGCTGGGGCTCGCTGGCATTGTCCTTCACCTGAGAGCGCCCCTCTTAAACCCCGGCGGACCCGCCCGGGAGAGAGAGCGGTCTTATCACAAAAGGCAGTCACCACCAGGCAGCGGTGGTCATCAGCGCGTCAGCTTCGGGGAAAGTGGTACGTCCGAGCTTCTCCACAGCCGCCGTACTTTCCGTGCTTGTTGCGGCAAGCTGTCTCCAGACCCGCCTCTCCGCCTGTCGTCATCTCTGAATCATCCCGCCCCATTTCGacatctcccttccctccctccagctctCGGCTCGGCGCAGGACCCAGCGACAGCGGGCCCCGGggaactcattcattcaacaactgcGGGGTTTACAGGGCGACTTCGGGTGCAAGCCTG CTTCCCGGAACGGCCCGCGGGCCGCGCCAGGGGATACCCGGCTCAAGCTGGCTCCACCTCACGCCGGCCTGAGATCCCGCGGGAACAGAGCTCTCGAGCCAAGGCCGCCTGCACGCGACCCGCGCATCCCGGGATTTGGGGCGGGCGCTCGAACGCAGATCCTAACGGCATCCGTCAGCGGTTTGACCTTGAAGGCCTGGCACCACGCCCCATCCACCCCAGAGGGTACCGCCTGGAGCTCCACGGGCGCCAGTCTGGGGCCCAAATCCGGCCTCTCTCGCCCCTGGGCTCTTCGCTCTCTTCCGGTAGCCAATCGGATCCCGACGTGATGAGGGCCAATGGCCGCGGTCAAAGTATCAAGAGTGGTTGA
- the SLC25A28 gene encoding mitoferrin-2 isoform X1 — translation MELEGRGAGGVAGRSAAGPGRSPGESALLDGWLQRGVGRGAGGGEAGACRPPVRQDPDSGPDYEALPAGATVTTHMVAGAVAGILEHCVMYPIDCVKTRMQSLQPDPAARYRNVLEALWRIIRTEGLWRPMRGLNVTATGAGPAHALYFACYEKLKKTLSDVIHPGGNSHIANGAAGCVATLLHDAAMNPAEVVKQRMQMYNSPYHRVTDCVRAVWQNEGAGAFYRSYTTQLTMNVPFQAIHFMTYEFLQEHFNPQRRYNPSSHVLSGACAGAVAAAATTPLDVCKTLLNTQESLALNSNITGHITGMASAFRTVYQVGGVTAYFRGVQARVIYQIPSTAIAWSVYEFFKYLITKRQEEWRAGK, via the exons ATGGAGTTGGAGGGGCGGGGTGCTGGCGGTGTGGCGGGGAGGTCGGCGGCTGGGCCGGGGCGGAGCCCCGGGGAGTCGGCGCTGCTGGACGGGTGGCTGCAGCGGGGCGTGGGCCGGGGGGCCGGCGGCGGGGAGGCCGGGGCCTGCAGGCCCCCGGTACGGCAGGATCCGGACTCCGGCCCGGACTACGAGGCGCTGCCGGCTGGAGCCACTGTCACCACGCACATGGTGGCGGGCGCCGTGGCAGGGATCCTGGAGCACTGCGTGATGTATCCCATCGACTGCGTCAAG ACCCGGATGCAGAGCCTACAGCCTGACCCAGCCGCCCGCTATCGAAATGTGTTGGAGGCACTCTGGAGGATTATAAGAACAGAGGGGCTGTGGAGACCCATGCGGGGGCTAAACGTCACAGCAACAGGCGCAGGGCCTGCCCATGCCCTCTATTTTGCCTGCTACGAAAAGTTAAAAAAGACATTGAGTGATGTAATCCACCCTGGGGGCAATAGCCATATTGCCAATG GTGCGGCCGGTTGTGTAGCAACATTACTGCATGATGCAGCCATGAATCCAGCAGAAG TGGTCAAGCAGAGGATGCAGATGTACAACTCCCCATACCACCGGGTGACAGACTGTGTACGGGCAGTGTGGCAAAATGAAGGGGCCGGCGCCTTTTATCGTAGCTACACCACCCAGCTAACCATGAATGTTCCCTTCCAAGCCATTCACTTCATGACCTATGAATTCCTGCAGGAGCACTTTAACCCCCAGAGACGGTACAACCCCAGCTCCCATGTTCTCTCTGGAGCTTGTGCAGGAGCCGTAGCTGCCGCTGCCACAACCCCACTGGACGTTTGCAAAACACTGCTCAACACCCAGGAATCCTTGGCTTTGAACTCAAACATCACAGGACATATTACAGGCATGGCTAGTGCCTTCAGGACGGTGTATCAAGTAGGTGGTGTGACCGCCTACTTCCGAGGGGTACAGGCCAGAGTAATTTACCAGATCCCCTCCACAGCCATCGCATGGTCTGTGTATGAGTTCTTCAAATACCTAATCACCAAACGGCAAGAAGAGTGGAGGGCAGGCAAGTGA
- the SLC25A28 gene encoding mitoferrin-2 isoform X3 — MQSLQPDPAARYRNVLEALWRIIRTEGLWRPMRGLNVTATGAGPAHALYFACYEKLKKTLSDVIHPGGNSHIANGAAGCVATLLHDAAMNPAEVVKQRMQMYNSPYHRVTDCVRAVWQNEGAGAFYRSYTTQLTMNVPFQAIHFMTYEFLQEHFNPQRRYNPSSHVLSGACAGAVAAAATTPLDVCKTLLNTQESLALNSNITGHITGMASAFRTVYQVGGVTAYFRGVQARVIYQIPSTAIAWSVYEFFKYLITKRQEEWRAGK; from the exons ATGCAGAGCCTACAGCCTGACCCAGCCGCCCGCTATCGAAATGTGTTGGAGGCACTCTGGAGGATTATAAGAACAGAGGGGCTGTGGAGACCCATGCGGGGGCTAAACGTCACAGCAACAGGCGCAGGGCCTGCCCATGCCCTCTATTTTGCCTGCTACGAAAAGTTAAAAAAGACATTGAGTGATGTAATCCACCCTGGGGGCAATAGCCATATTGCCAATG GTGCGGCCGGTTGTGTAGCAACATTACTGCATGATGCAGCCATGAATCCAGCAGAAG TGGTCAAGCAGAGGATGCAGATGTACAACTCCCCATACCACCGGGTGACAGACTGTGTACGGGCAGTGTGGCAAAATGAAGGGGCCGGCGCCTTTTATCGTAGCTACACCACCCAGCTAACCATGAATGTTCCCTTCCAAGCCATTCACTTCATGACCTATGAATTCCTGCAGGAGCACTTTAACCCCCAGAGACGGTACAACCCCAGCTCCCATGTTCTCTCTGGAGCTTGTGCAGGAGCCGTAGCTGCCGCTGCCACAACCCCACTGGACGTTTGCAAAACACTGCTCAACACCCAGGAATCCTTGGCTTTGAACTCAAACATCACAGGACATATTACAGGCATGGCTAGTGCCTTCAGGACGGTGTATCAAGTAGGTGGTGTGACCGCCTACTTCCGAGGGGTACAGGCCAGAGTAATTTACCAGATCCCCTCCACAGCCATCGCATGGTCTGTGTATGAGTTCTTCAAATACCTAATCACCAAACGGCAAGAAGAGTGGAGGGCAGGCAAGTGA